In a genomic window of Occallatibacter riparius:
- a CDS encoding RNA chaperone Hfq, producing MSSTFTPMAETGLSLPPADRPVLRKNRRSAPAAPFRFSAYSHLDHEDTEHRQAELFYLQKQIQSQTPMVIILEDGEQIEGCIEWYDRHTLKVRGRQRVLIFKSAIKYMYKHGENGGI from the coding sequence ATGAGTTCGACTTTTACTCCCATGGCCGAGACGGGCCTATCTTTGCCGCCTGCAGACCGTCCAGTTTTACGCAAGAACCGGCGCTCAGCCCCTGCCGCTCCGTTCCGCTTCTCCGCTTATAGCCATCTGGATCACGAAGACACTGAACACCGTCAGGCAGAGCTCTTCTACCTGCAGAAGCAGATTCAGTCGCAGACGCCTATGGTCATCATCCTTGAAGATGGCGAGCAGATCGAAGGCTGCATTGAATGGTACGACCGCCACACCCTGAAGGTCAGGGGCCGTCAGCGCGTCCTTATCTTCAAATCGGCCATCAAGTACATGTACAAGCACGGGGAAAACGGCGGAATTTAG
- a CDS encoding L-threonylcarbamoyladenylate synthase, with protein MNTLRLRVDPAHLEGAQAREEIARAAGILRAGGLVALPTETVYGLGANALDADAVARIFAAKRRPAWDPVIVHVAGPVENNPMLAPLVIEIPEAARKLMVAFWPGPLTLLLPRSKAVPDAVTAGRPLVGVRMPAHPVAFRLIEEAGVPVAAPSANLFSHTSPTTGEHVLHDLDGRIDAILDAGPAEHGVESTVIDPCQSPMVIYRPGAITVEQIRAVAGKVEVHRAPLIEPGAEAAALPSPGVGIRHYAPRAKLILVEGSPAELEKVVGRFGAHRVGVMLPAEWGNFAGAEVFEWGRWDSMEELAAGLYAGLRALDRAGCEVIVCPVPPGDGIGAAIRDRLRKASFHPQD; from the coding sequence GTGAATACGCTTAGACTGCGGGTCGATCCGGCGCATTTGGAAGGTGCTCAAGCACGCGAGGAAATCGCGCGCGCGGCGGGGATTCTGCGTGCGGGCGGGTTGGTTGCGCTGCCAACGGAGACGGTGTACGGGCTGGGTGCGAATGCGCTGGATGCCGATGCTGTCGCGCGGATTTTTGCGGCGAAGCGAAGGCCGGCCTGGGATCCAGTTATTGTTCATGTGGCCGGGCCGGTTGAGAACAATCCGATGCTGGCACCGCTGGTCATTGAGATTCCGGAGGCGGCACGGAAGTTAATGGTGGCGTTCTGGCCGGGACCCCTGACCCTGCTGCTGCCGCGGTCAAAGGCGGTTCCGGATGCGGTGACGGCGGGTCGGCCGCTGGTGGGTGTCAGAATGCCGGCGCATCCAGTGGCGTTCCGGTTGATTGAAGAGGCCGGCGTGCCGGTAGCGGCGCCGAGCGCGAACCTGTTCAGCCATACCAGTCCGACGACGGGGGAGCATGTGCTGCACGATCTCGATGGCAGGATTGACGCAATTCTGGACGCGGGGCCGGCGGAACATGGCGTGGAGTCGACAGTGATCGATCCATGTCAGTCGCCGATGGTGATTTATCGACCAGGAGCGATTACGGTAGAGCAGATTCGCGCTGTCGCGGGCAAGGTGGAGGTGCATCGCGCGCCCCTGATCGAGCCGGGAGCGGAGGCTGCCGCGTTGCCGTCCCCGGGGGTCGGGATCCGGCATTACGCGCCGCGGGCGAAGCTGATTCTTGTAGAGGGATCGCCTGCGGAGTTGGAGAAAGTGGTGGGCCGGTTCGGCGCGCATCGGGTAGGAGTGATGCTACCCGCTGAGTGGGGTAATTTCGCCGGGGCAGAGGTGTTCGAGTGGGGACGATGGGATTCGATGGAAGAGCTGGCGGCTGGTTTGTATGCCGGATTGCGCGCGCTGGATCGAGCAGGGTGCGAGGTGATTGTGTGCCCCGTGCCGCCGGGCGATGGGATTGGCGCCGCCATCCGGGACCGGTTGAGGAAGGCTTCGTTTCATCCTCAGGATTGA
- a CDS encoding class IV adenylate cyclase, whose protein sequence is MVAVETEIKFRVQDPASLAERLPAAGFHLDTPRSFESNTLYDTPDRQLRSRTEILRIRSYNGKTVLTHKRLPDDRPGEDRHKHRIETETQVTDGNALAEVFRSLGLTPAFRYEKWRSEWSDGEGHCVIDETPIGNFAELEGTPDWIDRTSARLGIADHETMTLSYGRLFELWREEHHSNAEHLTFEAIQGAAPAQS, encoded by the coding sequence ATGGTAGCCGTGGAAACCGAGATCAAATTCCGCGTGCAAGATCCCGCGAGCCTCGCCGAGCGCCTTCCGGCCGCCGGCTTTCACCTCGACACCCCGCGCTCGTTCGAGAGCAATACGCTCTACGACACGCCGGACCGCCAGTTGCGCAGCCGCACCGAGATCCTGCGCATCCGCAGCTACAACGGAAAGACTGTTCTCACCCATAAGCGTCTCCCCGACGACCGCCCCGGTGAGGACCGCCACAAGCATCGCATCGAGACCGAAACCCAGGTGACTGACGGCAACGCACTCGCCGAGGTATTCCGCTCTCTCGGCCTCACACCTGCCTTCCGCTACGAAAAGTGGCGCAGCGAGTGGAGCGACGGCGAAGGCCACTGCGTGATCGACGAGACCCCCATCGGCAACTTCGCCGAGCTCGAGGGCACGCCTGATTGGATCGACCGTACCTCCGCGCGCCTCGGTATCGCTGATCACGAGACCATGACCCTGAGCTATGGCCGTCTCTTCGAACTATGGCGTGAGGAGCATCACTCCAACGCCGAACACCTCACGTTCGAAGCGATTCAGGGAGCCGCCCCAGCTCAATCCTAA
- a CDS encoding energy transducer TonB: protein MRPSRFRLIATASCKAAAFALLFALAIPARASDDRAVKQRVPPVYPELAKRMKITGEVTVEATVDPEGKVTDVKAISGSKTLSPAAEDAVRKWRFVPGPDVSHVDVSVKFEMAQ from the coding sequence ATGAGACCGTCGCGTTTCCGTTTGATTGCCACTGCATCTTGCAAAGCTGCGGCATTTGCCTTGCTTTTTGCCCTTGCTATTCCTGCTCGCGCGTCAGATGACCGCGCCGTCAAGCAGCGTGTTCCGCCTGTTTATCCCGAGCTTGCCAAGCGCATGAAGATCACCGGCGAAGTCACTGTGGAAGCCACCGTGGACCCCGAAGGCAAAGTCACCGATGTCAAGGCCATCAGCGGCAGCAAAACTCTGAGCCCCGCCGCGGAAGACGCTGTCCGCAAATGGAGATTCGTTCCCGGGCCGGACGTGTCACACGTCGATGTGTCAGTGAAATTCGAAATGGCGCAATAG
- a CDS encoding DUF6496 domain-containing protein, giving the protein MATKKTARKKSSTKKSSAKKSSTKKSSSKKSSARKSTSTKKSSAKKSTGRKSASKKSSSSRRKYSPSAGNDVKREMHEFKRGKLKSGRSGKKVKSRKQAIAIGLSEARREGKKVPPKKRAA; this is encoded by the coding sequence ATGGCAACGAAGAAGACAGCCAGAAAGAAATCGAGCACGAAAAAGAGCAGCGCGAAGAAGAGCAGCACAAAGAAGAGCAGTTCGAAGAAGTCGAGCGCGCGCAAGAGCACGAGCACAAAGAAGAGCTCTGCGAAGAAATCGACTGGCCGCAAGTCAGCGTCGAAGAAGTCCTCTTCTTCGCGTCGGAAGTATTCGCCGTCAGCCGGCAACGATGTGAAGCGGGAGATGCACGAGTTCAAGCGCGGCAAGCTGAAGTCAGGTCGCAGCGGCAAGAAGGTCAAGAGCCGCAAGCAGGCCATCGCGATTGGCCTGTCGGAAGCACGGCGTGAAGGCAAGAAGGTCCCACCCAAGAAGCGCGCGGCATAA